The genomic window TTTTTCCAGAAAATATGTTAAGTGTAACCGAAAGTATTCAAGGATTTATATCAACTGAGCTTGGATGGTTTTATTTACTTTCAGCAACGTTCTATGTAGCTGTCGGTATTTACCTAATCGTAAGCCCATTCGGCAGTATCCGCTTAGGGAAACCTGATGAGAAACCAGAATATACATATTTAACTTGGTTCGCATTTCTATTTACTGCTGGTATGGGAATTGGACTTGTCTTTTGGGGGTCCGCAGAGCCATTATCTCACTATTTCACACCTGCCTCTGCTGATCCAGCTACACAGCAAGCCGCAGCTGAAGCGATGCGCTATTCCATTTTTCACTGGGGCATCCACCCTTGGGCCATCTATGCTGTTGTCGCGTTAACCCTTGCTTATTTCCAATATCGAAAAGATGAACCAGCACTCTTTAGTTCAACCTTTCGCCCCCTAATTGGACACCGTGTAACTGGTCCAATCGGGAAAACGATTGACGTTTTTGTTGTTTTTGCAACGATCTTTGGAACAGCTACATCCTTAGGATTCGGAGCTGCACAAATTACAGCAGGTCTTATTTATTTATTCCCATCTCTAGAAAATATCAACTACAATTTATTTCAAATTGTCGTGATTGTCATTGTAACCATCCTCTTCTCAATATCGGCTATGACTGGAATTGATAAAGGGATTCGAATCTTAAGTAATCTGAATGTACGTCTTGCCATTTTACTGATGGCTTTTGTACTTCTACTTGGACCCACTAGCTATATTATGGGTGTGTTCACACAAGGTATCGGAAGCTATGTACAAAACTTCTTTGGTATGAGCTTTAGTATGGATGTTTATGACCCAGAGTCTTCTTGGGTACAAGACTGGACATTATTCTACTGGGCTTGGTGGATTTCTTGGTCACCATTTGTCGGGGCGTTTATTGCGCGGGTCTCCCGCGGAAGAACCATCCGCGAATTCGTCATTGGCGTTATTGCATTGCCTTCACTTTTTGGGGCATTTTGGTTTAGCGTATTCGGTGGTTCAAGTATCTACTT from Shouchella hunanensis includes these protein-coding regions:
- a CDS encoding glycine betaine uptake BCCT transporter; protein product: MKQTTSVFYISVIVALAFIFWGVVFPENMLSVTESIQGFISTELGWFYLLSATFYVAVGIYLIVSPFGSIRLGKPDEKPEYTYLTWFAFLFTAGMGIGLVFWGSAEPLSHYFTPASADPATQQAAAEAMRYSIFHWGIHPWAIYAVVALTLAYFQYRKDEPALFSSTFRPLIGHRVTGPIGKTIDVFVVFATIFGTATSLGFGAAQITAGLIYLFPSLENINYNLFQIVVIVIVTILFSISAMTGIDKGIRILSNLNVRLAILLMAFVLLLGPTSYIMGVFTQGIGSYVQNFFGMSFSMDVYDPESSWVQDWTLFYWAWWISWSPFVGAFIARVSRGRTIREFVIGVIALPSLFGAFWFSVFGGSSIYFENRGGGLYEQMDAGGTEMALFALLEQFPLTFFVALITVLLIASFFITSADSATVVLGMQTTGGNLNPPNAVKLIWGLIIAGTAGVLLVTSEEGLDALQTASIIGAFPFAIIIILMIVSLFKELRNEKETLNVNRERLRQERLALRNDRERVKREQQLLKKERRRLQKNNDEMESSKKKKD